The Phaeocystidibacter marisrubri DNA segment AAACATCTTGTTCATCCCATATGCTCGTCCAGGTGGAATAACTTGGGACGAATACACCGAGAAAGCAACCGAGCGATTTACAGAATGGGGATACACTATGCGAGGTATTCACACTTTTGAAAATCACACAGAGGCTCTCAATTGGGCGGAAGGAGTCTTTACTGGTGGAGGCAATACTTTTGTACTAGTTAAAACCTTGTACGATCTTGGAGTGATGGCCGATTTAAAATCTGCCGTTGAAGATGGTTTACCTTACATGGGTTCTAGCGCTGGATCTAACTTGACGGGACTTACGGTGAGAACAACTAACGATATGCCCATCGTTTACCCTCCGAGCTTTGACGCCCTTGGACTGGTACCTTTCAACATCAATCCACATTATTTGGACCCCGACCCTTCTTCTACTCACATGGGTGAAACGCGTGAAACACGCATCAATGAGTTCCATCACTTCAATGAACAGCCTGTGGTTGGCCTTAGAGAAGGTTCTTGGCTTCGAAGGGAAGGAGATAAACTTGAATTGAAAGGCGAACTTACGGCACGACTTTTTAGAAAAGGGGTTGCTGCCATAGAGCGTGCTCCAGGAGATTGGAGCGACTTACTTTAAAAAACATTCACTATGAAATTTGCAGTTCTATTGCACGGTTCGGGAGTGTATGACGGGACCGAGATTCAAGAGGCCGTTCTAACGCTACTCGCCATTGCGGAAAGAGGTCATACGTATCAGTGCGTTGCGCCGGACATCCAACAGCACCATGTGATTGATCACACCAATGGTTCTGAAATGGAAGAAACGAGAAATGTATTCGTAGAATCGGCGAGAATCGCGCGTGGAGAAATTGTCAAACTCAGTGATTTTGATGCCAGTCCCTATGATGTGCTCATGATGCCCGGCGGATTTGGTACGGCTAAAAA contains these protein-coding regions:
- the pepE gene encoding dipeptidase PepE, with protein sequence MRLLIVSTSSIHGKPYLSYLKEEVSSFFKGKNILFIPYARPGGITWDEYTEKATERFTEWGYTMRGIHTFENHTEALNWAEGVFTGGGNTFVLVKTLYDLGVMADLKSAVEDGLPYMGSSAGSNLTGLTVRTTNDMPIVYPPSFDALGLVPFNINPHYLDPDPSSTHMGETRETRINEFHHFNEQPVVGLREGSWLRREGDKLELKGELTARLFRKGVAAIERAPGDWSDLL